gctgttctaattttatcttttttatttttatgtctaCAAATAGGAAAGAAAATGCGGACATGCATGCtaagtttttgtaattttttttttcatgtaaaatattgagatgtaatattttaataactttacttttatttaattaaattagaatggttagatatattattttatttttaactagtttattattattttttaattgtacttcaggtttaacttatatttttttattataaactagAGTTAGAGTCTATTCTAactatatttattgtttgttggaTGTATTGTTCTTTATGTTTTAGaccatccattaatgtctagtcttaCGCTTATGTATTGAAAGTCTcgcatcgactagagataaggtcaatttagaaTATCTAAGTGAGTGTAAATTTCACCTTATAAACCGGTTTTATAGACTTCAGTtatgtttaaagtttatttcttaacattGTATCTAAAGTCAAgttcttttgagaaaaaaatttatgtccCCATTGTCGGCGTCCACTATTTGCTACCTCTGTTCACCGACGTTCTTCGTAGGGGAGTCTATTTCTAGGTGCTTTAATGAATAAATGAGACAATTTATTGTTTGTCAACGGTGCGTCATCATTTTCGTCGTCCACTGTGAAGGGAAGTTTGTTTTTATGTGGTCCAATCTATTCCCTGCAATCTATTACTCTTAGTCACTACATGCCATTATTCGTTATTGATGACAATATAGTCCTTGCAGTTTGTCGTTATCCACTATTGCAAGCCCACATTAGTTACTAATGGTAATCTAGTTTttgcagtttgtcattgtcCGCCACTGTTGGCCATCTAGTACTGATGATAATCTTCATTGTCAAAGTCATCATAATTGAAGTTTCGTTGTTTTCCATGACTTTCAAATATTATTCTCCATAACTATCGTTAATTGTTTGTCGACCTCTATCGTACTCTTTCTGAACTGGATGTCAATAATGATTTCTCAACTGCGATTtgcaagaagaaatttatatggagcaacctctcATATTTGTTGCTCAAGGGAGTCTTCTGAGTTAGTATTCGGCCTTCTATGTCATATTcacaaatcattaacaattttgtATCATAGAAACccatattttcactaagtctttattgattatattagtaataaGTTTGGTATATACTATTTATATACAACAGAGGGgagtgttaaaatatattatttttatcttatgtttgtcttttatttttaattagtttattattattctttatttgtattttgggtttaATCCAAAATTCttgtattataaataaaatactacgTGTATATTTaagagagattaatctcatatataGATTTTAGTATATTCAACAagtatgaataataaaatttataaacatattttttaaataagtagtatacataattttataatttctaatttttaaatataaacttgttgaaaatacaaattactttgaattaaattaaaattagaatgatACGTGAATAAGATAACTACTTTTTagatgaaaaaaacataaataaataagtagtttaaaaaaatatatacacttGACATGTTAGGTTAGTATTGGATTCATGAATTTAACTCAATGTGAGTCAAATGCACATCAGTGCATAGTTGACTCATGCGAATTGCATGAACGACATAAACATACAAATAAGCTAAAATATTCAATTGATTATGTATTTTTCCTTACAGTCTCATACTGATCATACTGAAATCcctacttaaaaattattttagttataaattaataaaattgtaatctaatcttttgtttagttttatatggatttttttttgtctccatTATCTAAGTTATGGTACTAAAAGGTAATTTGTTTTCCACTACAGGGACTGATTtttgttgatattatttattttgaaatgtattatCTAATATACCTTAATTGTGATAATATATTAATCTAACTTTACAATTTAATAATGTGTggagtttaaaaaaaaaggatgatgatagatattatattaaaatatgatgtgAGTAAATGCAAAAAGTGATGGAATGAGTAGTTGATGAATGATGAAGAAGGAGGTTTATTGATAGGAAAAATTGTCGTCATTAATTGGCATGCTTACATAAGAAGGTCTATGTCTGAGAGCTACTATCCACAAGAAAGTACGTTCAACAGCTACACTACAAACCCTATAACAGTGTTCTTTCcatttctctctctcattcACACGTCAAAACAATTCCCTCGTGCCTTTGTTGTTACATTGTGTAAGGAAAGCCTTGGCTTTTCTTTACCCCATTTGAGTCATGTTCCTATTCACGTTAGCATCTTGTTTAAAAATGGCTAAAAAACCAAAGGGTCTTCACCAAAGTGTTTCTGAGGCCCCCCACCCTTGCTGTTAACatcagagaaagagagagaatacTGATATTTTTGTTGCATTGCATTTGCAGTGACTGaacaaaatgataataatagtgATAGAAATAGTAATAGGTGTTTGTTGTTTAGGTGTGAGGACTGAGGAGGACAAAAGAGATCAGAGAGGGCCCGTTAAAGGCTGCACCACAAATGAGTGGCACTGTACCAAAGGCTACTACCAATGTCTactgttctctctctctctctccttcctTGCTTTTACTCCTTCGTGGCCCTTCTACCTCCATCTATCTCAAACACCTTTTTCATCCATCTCCAACACTAGGTGCAACATCTACCTCTTTTCGCTCCTTGTTTGTTATGTAAGCTATCTTTTCTTCTTGAGCCTTTACATACATTTTACACACTCTTCCATGCTTTTGGTTTTCTTCGGGTGCTTGTCTTTTTTCTGTTTGCTAAAAGACCACATAAGACGtacatatatgtgtgtgtgtttttttgtAAGAGAATTTAATAGCTTATTAGTCTTTACCATCGTGCTTTCTGCTTATGCTTTATAAATTGTAATCTTTGAGGTCAAATTTGATGACTCTATATCCTTTAGAACTTAGTACAGGcagtttcttatttttcatgctccttttttttgttttctaggtTCTTGGAGGGAAACTAGACATCCTTTGAAGAAGTGTTCCAGTGATGGCTCAGCTTGTTCTGGTGCGTGATAAGGTTGTTTTACTTGGTTTTTCTTTTGACTTGGTCCTTCTCTTGAAATCATTTGTGTCAACTTTAGTTTACAGAAGTAGTCCAAAagcctcttttttttttattattattattgttaatttcgCCTTTCATCTTTCAGTAAGTGTTCTAGTTTGGAATGATGATAAATTAAGTCACAATGTAGGAGAGTTCTCTACTGCTATTTTTGTTGCTGCCTtgttctaattttcttttcctgtttGTAGCATGGAGCTATTTCCATTTTCTTCAAGGGAGTAAGGTGATTCTTCCAAAAAAGGGGATAACTACAATTCTTCTAAGAAGGGGAGAAGGAGATTCTACTAGTCCAGATGACCatgaatttgaacaaaaacCAAGCCACTCTGGAGGTAATGCTGTTTTGAAAGGCTATTGAAGAAGTATCAAGTGCCTCTTTTTACATTTCCCAGATGGAGAATAATATGTACAGTGCTTCACTGGACATTGCTGGCAGAAATTCTGCTGTCATAGAAGAAATTGCACAGCATTTAGCACCGAAGCCACTGATTCAATGCTACTCATTTGACCTCAATAACCAAAACCACATTATAAATGGAATTCCAGTTCTTGCTGCAGAACAAGGTGAACCTAGAAGTGATGTCCATGTAGATGGTTGCTTCATAAACCCAGCTAGAATTGCTGATTCCAATTCATTTGTCTCAATACAAGGAAAGAGTATTGTAGGAGATGCCTCAAATCCCATTAACAACAGTGCCATTCAAGAGCATTTAGCTGGAGGAAGGCCAATTGCTTCTGCTGCTTCACTTGCTGATAGAATAGGCCTTCAAGAAAATCTGCAGAGTTCAGCAGCTTTGCCTCATTCAATGAGTTCATTGGAGGCACTGGGACCATACATCTTCAATAATTGGCAAGATACATCAAACCCTTTGGCTGCAACTTTTGGTGATCATGCCTATGATGAATTATCAAGTATTCAGAAGTGGAATGTGAACAAGTTTCTGAAAGCTCCAGAGGCCAATGGGACTGAGATCCAGGCTTATTCTTCCATAGGAAACCTGGTTCAAAATGGATGGACATCATCAAATGTTGCAAGCTTGGGAAATTTTGCCTATAATTCCTCTAATTGCAGTAAAGAACTGTCACTAAGTCTTTCAAGATCTCCTCCAACTACAGGTCAGTGCTCAGAGATGAGCTGCTCCAACGCATCTCGCAGCATGAATGGAAGAAGTTCAGGCTTGGAGCAACCTTCCTGCAGCAGCAAGGAACTGTGTATGAGATTAGGTTCCAACAAACATGTCCAGTTTTCACCAGCAATATTGGGGTCCAGATATCTTGCTGGAGTTCAAGAGATATTTGCTCAAATTGCCACATACTCATTTGAAAACGTAGAGCTGATGAATTACCCAGCTTCTGGTGTTAGAGCAGGAGGAAATAAGTCAGCTTCAGCTTTCATACCAAAGAGAAGGGTAGCGAGTAATCAGAATGAAAATTCCATGTATGGAGCACATGCAGAAGAGTCTCCATCGGAAAGACATGCAGCTGATTCAAACAAATCCCAACTTCTCATGCTTCTACAACTGGTAAAATGCTACCTCTTCCACTCATCAGTAGCACATAACTTATGGTcatgatttaattatatgttcAAATGTGCTTGCTCTGCAGTTATCATTTTTGAACATTAAAGTTTATGCATGGAAAAAGggcaaaaatatattatatggtTGCAGATGATAAACCATATGTATATTAACCTTGGGAAAACAAATATGTGAAAGTTTTGATTTTGACATAGTTACAGCAATGGACTAATGCCCTTTATGATTAGGTGGAGAATGGATATAGCCAGTGTTTGGATGAGGTTCATACTGTGGCATCTGCGTTCCATGCTGCTACTGAGTTGGATCCACACATGCATGCACATTTTGCACTTCAAACCATCTCTCTCTTGTACAAGGACTTGAGAGAGAGGATTAGCAACTGTATTCGTGCAATGGGACCAGATTTTAACAGCTTGTGTTCAGAAGAGGAGAAGGAATGGTCTCTTGAAACTTCGTTCATTCAAAAGCAATGGGCTCTGCAGCAGTTGAAGAAAAAAGATCAGTTATGGAGACCCCAAAGGGGATTGCCAGAGAGATCTGTCTCAGTTCTACGCGCTTGGATGTTTCAGAATTTCCTCCATCCGTGAGTTTCTTTATTCCAAGATATTGAATTTCTTTACAACAACTTTTAGCTTTTAGATTGCAGAGACATCAAACAAGAGAACTTACATAAGTTGTTTTGAATTATGAAAGAGGTCTTGTTTGGATAAATTTCAGCAAAAACACTCATAAGAGAAGTAAATAAGAAGATAGAATGGATTACATAGAgtagttgtttttgttttcaattcatgGATCTACCCTCAAATGCATGTTTATTTATATGATATGATGTGATGGATTTCAGGTATCCTAAAGATGCAGAGAAGCATTCATTGGCAGTAAAAAGTGGGTTGACAAGAAGCCAGGTACTTGTTACTCTCCTGTTAGATACATCCTTTCTACTTGTTTGAGATGATGTTGTGTTTATGGTTGATTTAGCAGGTATCCAATTGGTTTATCAATGCACGTGTTCGATTATGGAAGCCTATGATTGAAGAAATGTATGCTGAAATGAGTAGAAGAAAAGCTTGTAGAAATGAAGAAGGATTGGAGAGCACTCACAGAAGCAGGATGAGCATGAACAGTCAAATGTTGAATATCAATTGAAGTTGAAGATagtcatataatataatatgacattattattattactatgtTTTTGGATCAAGTGAGTAATTTGACACTGCTGAAATCAGAATTGTGAATAATGCTGTGCTTAGTTCAATATTTAGGAGAAGATACGTTATCTTGAAAGAGGTGCTTTCATAGAATGGATTATGATTTGCAGTTGCTAACATGGAATTTATTTGACTGTCCAAAATGCCTCTTTTGGTTTTGGTTAGATTGTAAATTCCGTGCTGCTCTGTAGCACTTAGAAGAGAAGTGATTTTTTTTGCCTATTCATCAAGTAGACCGAGTATTTAtaaatgtgaaatttttttgaaagaatacacgcattttttttttttaaattatagtgCTGcgaaaatacaaatttattttaaaattttgccgacaaaaaaaaatcttattattgtaaaataaatttcacttgAAACAAATGGTCTTTCTTTTCGTTGAttacaacaattaaaattatattttctttataaaaacgTGTTTACtacattaatgtaataaatactTTGAATGAAAAAGATCATTTTTACAtgtttaaaatcaattttaaagagttatgttgataaaatttataaaactagcATTTTTAACATCCgtaaatgtataaaaaatacatctttatataattacttatttgcaaagttaaaatgattttattatattgagtGCATGAAATTAGCAGAAAAATATCATttgatttcatttaaatttgaaaatgatagtatatttaaaacaataatatttgtaaagcattttaatgttaaaatcagtttaagaagaaaaaaagtatagcGTACACGATTAAGAACATTATAATGATATTGAATTGGATAATCATTTGATAATTCTACTTTTTAACTATGTATTTAACTGATATATATGCTGAACTTTATCGATTCCTCCTAGCATACAATTCGCTAATTAACCGCATCCTATTTATCAGTACGAATGCAGCGTAACACGGGCAATTCCATATCCTGAATAAACATTTGGCTGTGAAGTTTGAAAGACGAGGCAATTAAATTCCAAGAATccttcatattttcaaaattcaattatacTTATCGACAGCGAATAAGATGTCGAAAACAAGAAAATACTACAAAGAGAAGATAGCACAGTAATTTCCTCATCGTCTCCAGGTTTGCTGTTTATACAATTTTAACCAGAACTTTCATCTCCCCCAACCAATATGGAAACAACAATACCGAAGCTTTACAAGTATTCAGGCTTGAGACTAAATGACTAAAATCTATGTCTGATTACAAATGAAAGAATGACtatattgatttcttattttcttatctcCTTATCTACAACGATCACTCACTCCGTTCCATCACCAGTATCCCAGTCTTTATTCATctacatttatattttcatagAAATTCGTGTCTTTATGGGTTTCAATTTTAAACCCATACTCTCTGGGGAGTAAAGCTCGGGAGATATGCAAGATGGACTCAAGGGGCTTCTTGGGCTGACACTCAGCTTGGATGGCTTGTACAAGCCATATCCCATGAGAAAGTACTCCATCGGTATTAACATCGCATGAGGCTGCTCCTCTGTTACCATTGATCCACATGCTTGAACCTGTTGTTTCACCAGCAGATATAGTAAAGCTAAACCCGATTGCAATATTACAGAATCTTATCACAGATTAATAAACTATTTTCAATACCTCAACTAAGGCACTGAATCGTCTGTCCAATTTCGAAGTCATGTGGAGAGCCTCCGAGTGAAATGGTGACATATCCCCAACAAAAATAAGTGAACGGCACTGTAATTTTCTCAACCCTTCACTTATGTCAGGTCTCCTGTTAGGTCCCAAAATGAAGTTAAATGAATAAGAAATATATCTGTAAGCAAACGAGTATATTGTTATCCAGAGCATACTGAACTAAAGCGCTGTCATACTTGTGCAGCCAAGAATACAATTATAATAACCGCTTTCAGAGTGATGTTGCAacctttgaaataatacatatCTACAGGGGCAATTGCCAATTCTAAACACCACGCCCCCTCAAAATGAAATACGAGAATACTATTTTGGAACTGTAATCATACCCGTTAATAGCCTCCAGGAATCGCCACACATTCAAACTCTGCCTCTCATCCAACAACTGTAAGAAAATATAGAGTATAGTGTTCAGGTTCAAACAAATAGCTACCAGTAAAGTGTTCAGATTGCAGATTGCTCGAGCTCACTTAATGGATGATGTAGTAGGCATCCAATTTGtgaggttttttctttttttctcttttctcctgtTTTTAATTCTGACGCATAAAAAATAACTAGCTCTCAGTTATTACCCTGTTCCtagatgaaaatgaaacaaaaaagaaaatgttgacCAACCCTTCGGCAAGCTTTAACAATATCCGACTCCGGCAATTGTGTACCACCTCGAATTTCCTATCACCACCAATCAAAGTCAATGTTTCAGCACAAAACAATGGAAGTAAAACAAGGAATACTTTTGGAGGCAAAGATATACCTTGCTGAAGTACCGCTTCAGCAATATTTCCTTTACTAAGCCACACATGCCATAGAAGTATAGCAAATTTGACATGAcctgcaaatattttaaaatcgtCAGAAAAGAATGTGATTAACTTTTAGATCAAAACAATCTTTCAGCATAGGACCAGAACCTTGTTGTACAACCATTCAGCCCAAGATGGTTCTTTACATAGAGGCGAAACAAGTATCAAACCAAGAACACGTTGTCTATACTTCATCTGTTGTCAAGTGTTAGAAAGACCTGGAGTATCTTAGGGACATTTAAGAAGGAGACAAACACACATGAATACTCACAGCAAATAAGGTAAGAACGTAAGCCCCAGCAGTTACTCCCATACACATGACTGCGCTAAGACTGCAAAACAGGAACAAGTAAAGGATAAATCAGCTTCTATGGCCAGTACCCATCACTTTCAATCTGTGGAACTTGGAGTCAACTGAGAAATTTAAAAACGAACAAGGCTCCAAAATAATTTCTTCATGTCACTAAATGGGAAGCAACATCTAATTAAGCTAAACACTCACCCGAAAAAGTTGAGAACCTCAGCTATTTGATCAGCTAAGTCATCCACAGAAAGAATTGGGTAATTTGGATCAATTGGAGCAGCTCCTAACTGCAATAACACTTGAAGAAAGCACAGCATGATAAGGAACCAGGTATATTATAAACGTTTGAAATTGAAAACAGGAGACAAGAATCAAGCAACAACATTGTACAGCTTCAAGATACAAACCTCATGCCCAGGTGGACTAATGTGATAAATGCAGAAATTGTGGAGCAGAAGGTAATATGCCTCGGGACAAAATAATAACCCCTGAAAGCAGGAGACATCTGATGAAACCACATGCATAAAAAGAAAGGTTAGATTGTCAGTGcattacaaaaaagaaaaaagtgttgAATTGAGAATAATCAATGTTTGGCAAAAAGCACTAAACGGCAGTTATGGATTTTATTTTGCCTGCATCAAAACTTTTAGGAGCAAGCctaaaattttcagaaaataaatACATAGTTTCAGGAGAGGGAAAGttcaaatgtttaatttttataaaaactgttacatacattacaaaaaaaaaaagttgaattgaGAGTAATCCATATCTggtaaaaatgtttaatttattatgaaaactAACACATATTTCAATGCCAGCATGTACCAGATTTAAAACTCTGGTTAAACTGAATCTACTTAAATGTACTGGGAAAGAATTTGTAACCATAGCAATAGGAACAAATCCATAAAAGCTATAACTTCAAGACATAAAGTAAAATGTTCTGATGCAAAATTAGAGGGGGTGATTAACGAGATATACGTAAAATGTAAAATCCGCTTGACTTACAATTTAAAGCCAAATCTGGATATGTGATAAGTGCTGGCTTATCCTGGTCTCCGTATACAGAAACGGATATAGAACCATGGCGTGTTCTGATGATATGTTCCTGCAGAAGCATATGAGTAGCACACTAATCACTAACGGCACATAAAATTAATcgtgttggaagttccacatcgattagagataaggtcaattcatagtatataagtggatgcaaacctcaccttataagctggttttatggggttgagttagacttaaagttcacttcttaacaaacCGACAAACGACAACAAAGTGATCATTACATATCATTGcctttatgttttataaaaacaaacaGGGAAGGAATCGTATAAGTGAGCAAAAAATGATCTGTAGCACGTTTGAGTTTTGTTGACGACGAGTAATGGTAGAATACATTATTAGAAGCtccttttaaaagaaaatcattattCTACTCTTATcacaataaaagaaagaaattcattttcatgaatggacaatattttattcaacaaAAGGTCTTTAATCATGTGTAACCAATTATGTATGTGCACCAAAGACGCGTAGAAACACTTGGGGCAGCAAAATGAAATCACAAAACGTAACTCATGCAAAGAAGCAACCCATAACAAGCCACAAAACCTTTCAAGGCGGAAACAATGTAGATTGCATGTGAAGAAGCAccttttgaaagaaaataattattctacTCTTATCacaatagaaaaagaaattcatttttatgaatggacaatataaaaatttttaTGCCATCACCTAAGTACAAATcagttaaaatattgtttttaaattatttattacaaaaatcaacaatattaaaatacatgTCAAGCTGTAAAGAGACAATAGTGcataaaagtatatttgaatTAAACTCTTAAAAAAAGTTGGTTTTCTTATAAGAAACAATATTCCGCCATCATCCAATCAGAAATCATCATCAGTATCACTTTTGAATTAGTTATTACAAAACTaaacaatgtaaaatattttcatattaaccGTCCAGAGTattaactaaagaaaaaaaaacaaaatttaaaaatctaaaaccacaATCTAATTTCTTTAACCATATAGGCATGATAACACACTAACACAACGTCTTCACCATTTTGCAAAACCCTTAGACAACATCGAAAAGCGAAGTATTAACAACTGTAATTGCAGCAACCATTTGCCTTGCGGAGATTCACAACTCAAAAGCTGGGTTATTCTTGACATCAACCTCCATTACAGAACATAAACAAAAAACGAAACGAAAAACGCGTTTCAGCTCGGCaccaaaaaacaaacaaacaaaagccCAAAAAACGCAATTGAAGCCATTGTCAGTGT
This window of the Vigna angularis cultivar LongXiaoDou No.4 chromosome 7, ASM1680809v1, whole genome shotgun sequence genome carries:
- the LOC108337067 gene encoding protein NDL2, with product MADSTSSDSHSLDIDSFSPSPQEHIIRTRHGSISVSVYGDQDKPALITYPDLALNYVSCFQGLLFCPEAYYLLLHNFCIYHISPPGHELGAAPIDPNYPILSVDDLADQIAEVLNFFGLSAVMCMGVTAGAYVLTLFAMKYRQRVLGLILVSPLCKEPSWAEWLYNKVMSNLLYFYGMCGLVKEILLKRYFSKEIRGGTQLPESDIVKACRRLLDERQSLNVWRFLEAINGRPDISEGLRKLQCRSLIFVGDMSPFHSEALHMTSKLDRRFSALVEVQACGSMVTEEQPHAMLIPMEYFLMGYGLYKPSKLSVSPRSPLSPSCISPELYSPESMGLKLKPIKTRISMKI
- the LOC108336467 gene encoding homeobox protein ATH1 yields the protein MENNMYSASLDIAGRNSAVIEEIAQHLAPKPLIQCYSFDLNNQNHIINGIPVLAAEQGEPRSDVHVDGCFINPARIADSNSFVSIQGKSIVGDASNPINNSAIQEHLAGGRPIASAASLADRIGLQENLQSSAALPHSMSSLEALGPYIFNNWQDTSNPLAATFGDHAYDELSSIQKWNVNKFLKAPEANGTEIQAYSSIGNLVQNGWTSSNVASLGNFAYNSSNCSKELSLSLSRSPPTTGQCSEMSCSNASRSMNGRSSGLEQPSCSSKELCMRLGSNKHVQFSPAILGSRYLAGVQEIFAQIATYSFENVELMNYPASGVRAGGNKSASAFIPKRRVASNQNENSMYGAHAEESPSERHAADSNKSQLLMLLQLVENGYSQCLDEVHTVASAFHAATELDPHMHAHFALQTISLLYKDLRERISNCIRAMGPDFNSLCSEEEKEWSLETSFIQKQWALQQLKKKDQLWRPQRGLPERSVSVLRAWMFQNFLHPYPKDAEKHSLAVKSGLTRSQVSNWFINARVRLWKPMIEEMYAEMSRRKACRNEEGLESTHRSRMSMNSQMLNIN